The Borrelia hispanica CRI genome has a window encoding:
- the murC gene encoding UDP-N-acetylmuramate--L-alanine ligase: MKIGLDNLKNIFLVGIKGSGLCSLACFLSDKGYFIEGVDVPLKFHTEDILKSKNITYYENIYEFSLKIYNRSCDALIYSSAYDKDNLPILLEAYELGIPVLSYPEVIGEISKKYYSIGVAGSHGKTTTAAFLGILFHNLGLQPNLILGSSVKNLEDKSSLVGESNVFIAETCEYKGHFLSFSPDMIVLTNIDYEHVDFFKNYEEVENVFLQYINNLKRNGILIINADEFNLFNIKNKIIREDIRVFSVGFNSLSDFKIEHFEIRDKFLKFDFLGSIDIKLKTPLIHNVLNFSVALLALKLFLEEHKKLVWNFDERIKMVAKEYMGIKRRMEFIMEKDGVIYLDDYAHHPKEIESTILGLKKFYNGRRIVLDFMPHTFTRTKVLFDEFVRVLSNVDVLILHNIYLSVREDFDPNKLSRDLFLSLRELNENVYFFAEVGDSVDFIKGLLKRNDLFVTMGAGDNFILHDFL, translated from the coding sequence ATGAAAATTGGTTTGGATAATTTGAAAAATATATTTTTAGTAGGAATTAAAGGTTCTGGACTTTGTTCACTTGCTTGTTTTTTAAGTGATAAGGGATATTTTATAGAAGGAGTTGACGTTCCTTTAAAGTTCCATACCGAAGATATATTAAAGAGCAAGAATATAACATATTATGAAAATATTTATGAATTTTCACTAAAAATATATAATAGATCTTGTGATGCTTTAATATATTCATCGGCTTATGATAAGGATAATTTGCCTATTTTATTAGAAGCCTATGAACTTGGTATTCCGGTTCTTTCTTATCCTGAAGTTATTGGCGAAATTTCTAAAAAATATTATAGTATTGGAGTTGCAGGTTCTCATGGTAAGACCACTACAGCGGCATTTTTAGGTATCTTATTTCATAATTTAGGATTGCAGCCTAATTTGATATTGGGTTCTAGTGTTAAAAATTTAGAAGATAAGTCTAGTCTTGTTGGGGAAAGTAATGTATTTATTGCAGAGACTTGTGAGTATAAGGGACATTTTTTGTCTTTTTCGCCAGATATGATTGTTTTAACCAATATTGATTATGAACATGTTGATTTTTTTAAAAATTATGAAGAGGTTGAAAATGTTTTTTTGCAATATATCAATAACTTAAAGAGAAATGGGATATTGATAATAAATGCTGATGAGTTTAATTTGTTTAATATTAAAAATAAGATTATAAGAGAAGATATTAGGGTGTTTAGTGTTGGATTTAATTCTCTGTCTGATTTTAAAATTGAACATTTTGAGATTAGAGATAAATTTTTAAAATTTGATTTTTTGGGAAGTATTGATATTAAACTTAAAACTCCTTTAATTCATAATGTTTTAAATTTTTCAGTAGCACTTTTGGCTTTGAAGTTGTTTTTAGAAGAGCATAAAAAATTAGTTTGGAATTTTGATGAGAGAATAAAAATGGTAGCTAAAGAGTATATGGGCATTAAAAGAAGAATGGAATTTATTATGGAAAAAGATGGTGTTATATATCTTGATGATTATGCTCATCATCCAAAGGAAATTGAGAGTACTATTTTAGGACTTAAAAAATTTTATAATGGTAGACGTATTGTTTTAGATTTTATGCCACATACATTTACAAGAACAAAGGTTCTCTTTGATGAATTTGTGAGGGTTTTAAGTAATGTTGATGTGTTAATTTTGCATAATATATATCTTTCAGTTAGAGAAGATTTTGATCCTAATAAACTTTCTAGAGATTTGTTTTTGTCCTTAAGAGAGCTAAATGAGAATGTTTATTTTTTTGCAGAGGTGGGTGATTCTGTTGATTTTATAAAAGGCCTGTTAAAGAGAAATGATTTATTTGTTACAATGGGAGCTGGTGATAATTTTATATTGCATGATTTTTTATGA
- the miaA gene encoding tRNA (adenosine(37)-N6)-dimethylallyltransferase MiaA, whose product MKTNKIVFIFGPTAVGKSDILFHFPKGVAEVISVDSIQVYKEFDIASCKPSIELRSHIRHHLVDFLEPIYEYNLGIFYKEACKIIETLREQKKIPIFVGGSAFYFKHLKYGLPSTPPVSEKVRLYVNNLFITMGKDCLLEELKRVDFKRYESVNHNDIYRMKRSLEVYYQTGIPISQFLQREDMFENILAIGLKRPMDEMKSRIISRVNNMIDCGLLDEIKSLLGKGYDEKTPAFKGIGYREFLLWKSRPCYVLNDIINLIVKNSFLYVKRQMTFFNKLPNVLWFHPDDDLQDILDLIFVE is encoded by the coding sequence TTGAAGACAAATAAAATAGTTTTTATATTTGGTCCTACAGCTGTAGGTAAAAGTGATATTCTCTTTCACTTTCCAAAAGGTGTGGCAGAAGTAATTAGCGTTGATTCTATTCAAGTTTATAAAGAATTTGATATTGCCTCTTGTAAGCCGAGCATAGAATTGAGGTCTCATATAAGACATCATTTAGTTGATTTTTTAGAACCTATTTATGAGTATAATCTTGGAATCTTTTATAAGGAAGCATGCAAAATAATAGAAACTTTAAGAGAGCAAAAAAAAATACCTATATTTGTAGGGGGATCGGCTTTTTATTTTAAACATTTGAAATATGGATTACCCAGTACACCACCTGTTTCTGAAAAAGTGAGACTTTATGTTAATAACCTTTTTATTACAATGGGTAAAGATTGTCTTTTGGAGGAACTTAAGAGAGTTGATTTTAAACGGTATGAATCAGTTAATCACAATGATATTTATAGAATGAAGAGATCCCTTGAAGTTTATTATCAAACAGGTATTCCAATTAGTCAATTTTTACAAAGAGAGGATATGTTTGAAAATATTCTAGCTATTGGGTTGAAAAGACCTATGGACGAGATGAAATCTAGAATAATCTCTAGAGTGAACAATATGATTGATTGTGGATTGCTTGATGAGATTAAAAGCTTATTGGGAAAAGGATATGATGAGAAAACACCAGCTTTTAAAGGAATAGGATATCGTGAATTTTTATTGTGGAAGAGTAGACCTTGTTATGTATTAAATGATATAATCAACCTGATAGTTAAGAATTCATTTTTGTATGTAAAAAGGCAAATGACTTTTTTTAATAAACTTCCTAATGTTTTATGGTTTCATCCAGATGATGATTTACAGGACATTTTGGATTTAATTTTTGTTGAATAA
- a CDS encoding DNA-directed RNA polymerase subunit omega, with product MKIPLKKIQDFDGNYYELVMAVIVRTDQIIEQISLAEHSIADERVVSQAFNDIFAKRFLYSIEDK from the coding sequence ATGAAAATTCCGTTAAAAAAAATACAAGATTTTGATGGGAATTATTATGAGCTTGTGATGGCTGTAATAGTGCGTACAGATCAGATTATTGAACAGATTTCTTTAGCAGAACATAGTATTGCTGATGAAAGGGTTGTCAGTCAAGCTTTTAATGATATTTTTGCTAAGCGATTTTTATATTCAATTGAAGACAAATAA
- a CDS encoding TDE1717 family outer membrane beta-barrel protein, whose product MKKYVFLLFLFFPLGDLIFAYPLSFGGGFSYQFTNYTSKSNKDMLLENDSRIDNGINFNLYFDANYVIFDISYKDAFLVSHHSRYFSFGFYGIYPIVFKEYVRTLFPLIGIKYTIDLSSIRQNLVFVSLGFATDLFIPEVKGLYIRPLFILSISPTSFSSGSVSCLTTEITFGVNVGWKFLN is encoded by the coding sequence ATGAAAAAATATGTTTTTTTGTTATTTTTATTTTTTCCTTTGGGTGATTTAATATTTGCATATCCATTGTCTTTTGGAGGGGGTTTTTCTTATCAATTTACTAATTATACTAGCAAAAGTAATAAGGATATGTTGTTAGAAAATGATAGTAGAATAGATAATGGGATAAATTTCAATTTATACTTTGATGCTAATTATGTTATTTTTGATATCTCTTATAAAGATGCTTTTTTGGTTAGTCATCATAGTAGATATTTTTCTTTTGGATTTTATGGAATTTATCCTATTGTATTTAAAGAATATGTTAGAACATTATTTCCTCTTATTGGAATTAAATATACGATTGATTTAAGTTCTATAAGACAAAATTTGGTATTTGTATCTTTGGGATTTGCTACAGATCTCTTTATTCCTGAAGTTAAAGGTTTGTATATTAGACCTTTATTTATACTTTCAATTTCACCTACTTCTTTTTCTTCGGGAAGTGTTTCTTGCTTGACTACCGAAATTACTTTTGGAGTTAATGTTGGTTGGAAGTTTTTAAATTAG
- a CDS encoding phosphodiester glycosidase family protein yields MNKIIPFIITLILPFNTLLSQKLPYPNNLQPKYEIIKGSFQESNYVIVKIKNKDLKFIISKPIYDKKMNNYYFKGETTSQFLISNKVDIAINTSPYTIKGTMFYPNGIYIYNKKLISPAKKDQGIIIIKNNQIILNPKHNEIKNSDYGFGGFFSLIKNGKYTKNFKENKHPRTIIGTDNENKHLYLITVEGRGTNNSKGISLNEAIDLSLSYGVTNSINLDGGGSSTLVTKVDNLPHKLNTTSNLFGQERIVPCHLGIKLPNLKTSNQH; encoded by the coding sequence ATGAATAAAATAATACCATTTATAATAACATTAATTTTACCATTCAATACACTATTATCACAAAAATTACCTTATCCAAATAACTTACAACCAAAATATGAAATAATTAAAGGATCATTTCAAGAAAGTAACTATGTTATTGTTAAGATTAAAAACAAAGATTTAAAGTTTATAATATCAAAACCTATTTATGATAAAAAAATGAATAATTATTATTTTAAAGGAGAAACAACAAGTCAATTCTTAATTTCTAATAAAGTAGATATTGCCATCAATACTAGTCCATATACAATTAAAGGAACTATGTTTTATCCCAATGGTATATATATATATAATAAAAAACTAATCTCTCCAGCAAAAAAAGATCAGGGTATCATTATAATAAAAAACAATCAAATCATATTAAACCCCAAACACAATGAAATTAAAAATTCTGATTACGGTTTTGGTGGCTTTTTTTCATTAATCAAAAATGGAAAATATACTAAAAATTTCAAAGAAAATAAACATCCAAGAACAATAATAGGTACTGACAACGAAAATAAGCACTTATATCTAATCACAGTAGAAGGAAGAGGCACTAATAATAGCAAAGGAATTTCATTAAATGAAGCAATAGATTTATCATTAAGTTATGGCGTTACCAATTCTATTAATCTAGATGGTGGTGGCTCAAGTACACTTGTAACAAAAGTTGATAACCTTCCTCATAAACTAAATACCACATCCAATCTTTTTGGACAAGAAAGAATAGTACCTTGTCACTTAGGAATAAAACTACCTAATTTAAAAACTTCCAACCAACATTAA
- a CDS encoding RluA family pseudouridine synthase: MLFGDVKSVGKYDVINVLNNDDGKRLDVVLIKFLKLPKSKVIKHIRNGDIRLNNLKVSFSQRVLKDDKIYLYRPLLQGLNLNGVVIKDKTDILRDVESRVVYEDKDLLVINKRKGVLVHGDRYSLDVLINAYLLDENLASLSFKPSAVHRLDRNTSGLIVFAKNIDSARILSKAFSSGIVTKRYLALLDGEIRKSLTYKNFLYRDKIVKKTFVMNNLNNNINKFNAITVVKPLLVSKFATLAEVSIKTGFTHQIRAQCAFNNHALIDDKKYNPKFKKNNYFLHSFLINFNHSFFLRNEFFVEPSSDFVKRINSIFGVYDFKEFI, from the coding sequence ATGTTGTTTGGGGATGTTAAGAGCGTTGGGAAGTATGATGTTATTAATGTTTTAAATAATGACGATGGTAAAAGACTTGATGTAGTTTTAATAAAATTTTTAAAACTTCCTAAATCAAAGGTAATAAAGCATATTAGAAATGGTGATATTCGTTTAAATAATCTAAAGGTTTCTTTTTCACAACGGGTTTTAAAGGATGATAAAATTTATTTGTATAGGCCTTTACTTCAAGGTTTAAATTTAAATGGTGTTGTAATTAAAGATAAAACCGATATATTAAGAGATGTAGAGAGCAGAGTAGTCTATGAGGATAAGGATTTACTTGTAATTAATAAAAGAAAAGGGGTTTTAGTTCATGGAGATAGGTATTCACTTGATGTTTTGATTAATGCTTATCTTTTAGATGAAAATCTTGCATCTCTTAGTTTTAAGCCTTCTGCTGTACATAGGTTGGATAGAAATACTTCAGGTCTTATTGTTTTTGCAAAAAATATAGATTCTGCAAGGATTTTAAGTAAGGCATTTAGTAGTGGTATTGTTACCAAAAGGTATTTGGCTTTACTTGATGGTGAAATTAGAAAATCTTTAACTTATAAGAACTTTTTGTATCGTGATAAAATTGTAAAGAAGACTTTTGTTATGAATAATTTAAATAATAATATAAATAAATTTAATGCTATAACTGTTGTTAAGCCACTTTTGGTGTCTAAGTTTGCAACACTTGCTGAAGTGTCAATTAAAACAGGATTTACGCATCAAATAAGAGCACAGTGTGCTTTTAATAATCATGCTTTAATTGATGATAAGAAATATAATCCTAAATTTAAAAAAAATAATTACTTTTTACATTCTTTTTTGATAAACTTTAACCATTCTTTCTTTTTAAGAAATGAATTTTTTGTTGAACCTAGTTCAGATTTTGTGAAACGGATAAATAGTATTTTTGGTGTTTATGACTTTAAAGAATTTATTTAA
- the cmk gene encoding (d)CMP kinase, whose amino-acid sequence MRIAISSKSGCGNTTVSSMLAKYYGLKLINYTFHDIAREKNIPFDTFYEKEIMGRNDYYWDEYLDNKLLKLSKKDNTILASRLAIWLSKDADLKIYLYAKIEIRAERIINREGGMYSDILVSTFNRDFNDSKRYLSVYNINIDNYLDVADFIVDTTDQSANKVFELIKNEIEKRNLYVK is encoded by the coding sequence ATGAGAATAGCCATTTCTAGCAAAAGTGGTTGTGGAAATACAACTGTTAGTAGTATGCTTGCAAAATATTATGGTTTAAAGCTCATTAATTATACCTTTCATGATATTGCTAGGGAAAAAAATATACCCTTTGATACATTTTATGAGAAAGAAATCATGGGCAGAAATGATTATTATTGGGATGAATATCTTGACAATAAATTATTAAAACTATCAAAAAAAGATAATACAATTCTTGCGTCTCGTCTTGCTATTTGGCTTTCAAAAGATGCCGATTTAAAAATATATCTTTATGCTAAGATAGAAATTAGGGCAGAAAGAATCATAAATAGAGAAGGTGGTATGTATTCTGATATTTTGGTTAGTACTTTTAATAGAGATTTTAATGATTCTAAGAGATATTTATCTGTGTATAATATAAATATTGATAATTATTTAGATGTAGCTGATTTTATAGTTGATACTACAGATCAATCTGCAAATAAAGTTTTTGAGTTGATAAAAAATGAAATAGAGAAAAGAAATTTATATGTTAAATAA
- a CDS encoding YicC/YloC family endoribonuclease, producing the protein MKSMTGFFHLEKAISNYMFSVNLKSYNGKFLEFKFKLPEVLYAYELDIRNFIATYVKRGNVFLYVGYKEIMPNVNFNLNPHYVEAITRLRDNLLQNSNLNIKDELSLGDFLSLRGALVVDDVGVDQSLIYDVFKEVLRETLLNYDKSRIFEGENIKQDVISMLVLIEKDLELLKKSHDSINNKLFSSIKENLLKLMDDFSDVNVAEEAAKMAIRLDINEEIVRLYSHINNFYRNLEHEVCGKVLEFIAQEMHREVTTMSNKAIDLDIRNLVLKMKLNLEKIKEHLRNIE; encoded by the coding sequence ATGAAAAGTATGACAGGATTTTTTCACTTAGAAAAAGCTATTTCAAATTATATGTTTAGTGTTAATTTGAAATCTTATAATGGTAAATTTTTAGAATTTAAATTTAAATTGCCCGAAGTTTTATATGCTTATGAACTTGATATAAGAAATTTTATTGCAACTTATGTAAAGAGAGGTAATGTTTTCTTATATGTAGGATATAAGGAGATAATGCCAAATGTTAATTTCAATTTAAACCCTCATTATGTTGAGGCTATTACTCGACTTAGGGATAATTTATTGCAAAATAGTAATTTAAATATTAAGGATGAGTTGAGCCTTGGTGATTTTTTGTCTTTACGAGGGGCTTTAGTTGTTGATGATGTAGGTGTTGATCAGTCATTAATTTATGATGTTTTTAAAGAAGTCTTGAGAGAGACGTTATTGAATTATGATAAGAGTAGAATTTTTGAAGGTGAAAATATTAAACAAGATGTAATTTCAATGCTTGTATTAATAGAGAAAGATTTAGAGTTATTAAAAAAATCTCATGATAGTATAAATAATAAACTTTTTTCAAGTATTAAGGAGAATCTATTAAAATTGATGGATGATTTTAGTGATGTCAATGTTGCAGAAGAGGCTGCTAAAATGGCAATTCGATTAGATATTAATGAAGAAATAGTAAGATTATATTCACATATAAATAATTTTTATAGAAATCTTGAACATGAGGTATGTGGGAAGGTTTTAGAATTTATTGCTCAGGAGATGCATAGAGAAGTTACAACTATGAGTAATAAAGCAATTGATCTTGATATTAGAAATTTAGTTTTAAAGATGAAATTAAATTTAGAAAAAATAAAGGAACATTTGAGGAATATTGAATGA
- a CDS encoding PTS transporter subunit EIIC, producing MHNLMKNMQNLGKALQTPAAVLPIAGLLLGFGYLIISLTQPFEILGKIGKLMEQSGSAILGNLPILFAIGTGMGLSKNNKAAAALGGAVGYLILNAGLSTFTIIINEKTEPVNMSVLGGIITGISSAMLSDKVVDYKIPQFLGFFSGQRLVPIANGIFAVIFAIVFGFLWAPIQITINQIGIWMIEAGNLGLFVFGFLNRLLIITGLHQLLNTLVYFVFGEYTTSEGNIVQGEITRYLNGDPTAGGFTSGMYPIMLFGLPGAALAMYLTAKKERRQEIGGILLSASLTSFLTGITEPIEYTFMLIAPLLYLIHAILTGISLIITNIFGIRIAFALSAGIIDYFLMFPKSTNALLILPIGLTIGIIYFTIFFTLIKAFQIKTPGREDDINQQTFKHIHNLSQNDTFEAIIQALGGTNNIINIDSCFTRLRVDVKSPELVNQDLMHNLGATGTIITSGNQAQIIFGAKSEQIANYIKSKI from the coding sequence ATGCATAATTTAATGAAAAATATGCAAAATCTTGGAAAAGCACTACAAACTCCTGCTGCTGTTTTACCAATTGCTGGTCTTTTACTCGGATTTGGATATCTTATAATATCTCTTACACAACCTTTTGAAATACTCGGAAAAATTGGCAAATTAATGGAACAATCAGGTAGCGCTATTCTTGGCAACTTACCAATATTATTTGCAATTGGAACTGGAATGGGGTTATCTAAAAATAACAAAGCAGCTGCAGCACTAGGAGGAGCCGTAGGATATCTAATTTTAAACGCAGGATTATCTACATTTACAATAATTATCAATGAAAAAACCGAGCCTGTTAACATGTCTGTATTAGGAGGTATCATTACAGGAATAAGTTCAGCTATGCTTAGCGACAAAGTAGTAGATTATAAAATACCACAATTTTTAGGATTTTTTTCAGGACAAAGACTAGTACCAATAGCAAATGGGATCTTTGCTGTAATATTTGCTATAGTATTTGGCTTTTTATGGGCACCAATACAAATAACCATTAATCAAATTGGAATATGGATGATAGAAGCTGGAAATTTGGGATTATTTGTATTTGGATTCTTAAATAGATTGCTCATAATAACAGGATTACATCAACTCTTAAATACATTGGTATATTTTGTATTTGGAGAATATACCACAAGTGAGGGAAATATAGTACAAGGAGAAATTACAAGATATTTAAATGGAGATCCAACAGCTGGAGGATTCACATCAGGAATGTATCCAATAATGTTATTTGGACTACCAGGTGCAGCTCTTGCAATGTACTTAACAGCTAAAAAAGAACGCAGACAAGAAATAGGAGGTATCCTGCTCTCAGCATCACTAACCTCATTTTTAACAGGCATTACAGAACCAATAGAATATACATTCATGTTAATAGCACCACTGCTTTACCTAATACATGCTATTTTAACTGGAATATCATTAATCATTACTAATATATTTGGAATACGCATAGCATTTGCACTCTCAGCAGGAATCATCGATTATTTTTTAATGTTCCCAAAATCAACGAATGCACTATTAATACTTCCAATAGGACTGACAATTGGTATCATTTACTTCACCATATTTTTCACACTAATTAAAGCATTTCAAATAAAAACCCCTGGCCGTGAAGATGATATTAATCAACAAACTTTTAAACATATTCACAATCTATCTCAAAATGATACTTTTGAGGCAATAATTCAAGCTCTTGGAGGCACTAACAATATAATAAATATAGATTCATGTTTCACACGACTCAGAGTAGACGTAAAATCTCCCGAATTAGTAAATCAAGATTTAATGCATAATCTTGGAGCCACTGGAACAATTATCACATCAGGAAATCAGGCTCAAATAATATTTGGTGCAAAATCTGAACAAATTGCAAATTACATAAAATCTAAAATTTAA
- the panF gene encoding sodium/pantothenate symporter, giving the protein MTKACVLFFVFLVLYCLYGFLFRGKKEEKVFLRDYFLANRGLNFFVMALVVASSYVSASSFISGPSAVYRYGLSFIFLAVIQIPTSLIAFVIVGEKLNLDAKKINAINIIDYIGYRYFSRSLVVISSVILIFFSLFLISAQLMGGAKLLEVFFQINYIDALIYFALFVFLYVCFGGFKMIAYMDLIQGILMVISSVLLFTKLIDLGDGIGNIFKMAQLGLRENLLLPSNLDLKIGYIISFWILIGVGVLGLPQFVNNFIAFKDVKTIRHSLPIVTFVIGFLIVIMHLIGFFSLVIFPNLAANDKVILDIALKVLNPNVFIFFFVGLVSAIMSTIDSGLLLMSSTLVKVILLLNSKRGNKIGVKRITIISNVCFMSIIVWLSLTPPDFLFFINIFAIGALEVSFFSIIIFGLYFNFVSKISAFISQFTGLLSYLLIIFCDKTSIYYVHPIVPSFFISICSFLIVNFICKKCSKI; this is encoded by the coding sequence ATGACTAAGGCATGTGTTTTATTTTTTGTTTTTTTAGTTTTATATTGTTTGTATGGTTTTTTGTTTCGAGGGAAAAAAGAGGAAAAAGTATTTTTACGTGATTACTTTCTTGCAAATCGAGGTTTAAATTTTTTTGTAATGGCCTTGGTTGTTGCATCTAGTTATGTTAGTGCTAGCAGTTTTATTTCAGGCCCTTCGGCTGTTTATAGATATGGATTGTCTTTTATATTCTTAGCAGTTATTCAAATTCCTACAAGTTTAATTGCATTTGTTATTGTTGGGGAGAAATTAAATTTGGATGCTAAAAAAATTAATGCTATAAACATTATTGATTACATTGGGTATAGATATTTTAGTCGTTCTTTAGTTGTAATTAGTAGTGTTATATTAATTTTTTTTTCTTTGTTTTTAATTTCGGCTCAACTTATGGGAGGAGCTAAACTTTTAGAGGTTTTTTTTCAAATTAATTATATTGATGCTCTTATTTACTTTGCTCTCTTTGTTTTTTTATATGTGTGTTTTGGTGGATTTAAGATGATAGCATATATGGATTTGATACAGGGAATTTTAATGGTCATATCATCTGTGTTATTATTTACAAAATTAATTGATTTGGGCGATGGAATTGGCAATATTTTTAAGATGGCTCAGTTAGGACTTAGAGAGAATTTATTATTACCATCAAATTTGGATTTAAAAATAGGCTATATAATTTCTTTTTGGATATTAATAGGAGTTGGGGTGTTGGGATTGCCACAATTTGTTAATAATTTTATAGCCTTTAAAGATGTAAAAACAATTAGACATTCTCTTCCTATTGTTACTTTTGTGATAGGATTTTTAATTGTTATTATGCATTTAATAGGTTTTTTTTCACTTGTTATTTTTCCTAACTTAGCGGCAAATGATAAGGTTATTTTGGATATAGCATTAAAAGTATTAAATCCCAATGTATTTATATTTTTTTTTGTAGGACTTGTATCAGCTATAATGTCTACAATAGATTCAGGACTTCTTTTAATGTCTTCTACTTTAGTTAAGGTAATACTGTTATTAAATAGCAAGCGTGGAAATAAAATAGGAGTTAAAAGAATTACCATTATTTCTAATGTTTGTTTTATGTCAATAATAGTTTGGTTATCTTTAACCCCACCTGATTTTTTGTTTTTTATAAATATTTTTGCGATTGGAGCTTTAGAAGTTTCATTTTTTTCTATTATTATTTTTGGTCTTTATTTTAATTTTGTAAGTAAGATATCAGCTTTTATTTCTCAGTTTACAGGGCTTTTGAGTTATTTGTTGATAATTTTTTGTGATAAAACAAGTATATATTATGTTCATCCTATTGTTCCTTCATTTTTTATTTCTATATGTTCATTTTTGATAGTTAATTTTATTTGTAAAAAATGTAGTAAAATTTAG